The window GTTTGGTTTCTAATAACACCACAAAATCCTCTTAAAAGAAGCAAAGATCTTTTAGACCAAAAAACACGGTTAGAACTGATTGAACAATCAATAGTTGGTTACGAAAAATTTAAGATATGCACTTTAGAGTGGGACTTACCAAAACCGTCATACACAATCAACACGTTACAAAAACTAAGAATGTTGTATCCGAAATACACATTTGAATTGGTAATAGGTTCCGACAACTGGGCAACAATACATCGATGGAAAGATTATCAAGTTATACTGAAAAACTTCAGCACTCTTGTGTATCCGAGAAAAAACAATGAACACATAGCAATAAATCACCCTAACGTGCGCCTTTGCAAAAACTCGCCTATGATAGAAATGTCGGCGTCAACTATCCGTGCTGCTATTAAAGCGGGGAAAGACGTTCGCTTTTATCTTCCTGCTGGTGTTTATGAAAAAGTATTAGCTACTGGATTTTTTGAACCAGAACCAGAACTGGAAGCTAAAACAGAAAATATAGAAGATAGTCTATCTTCGCTCGAAGAGCAAATCAATAGTTTGTAATTTACTAATAATATAGTAACTTTGCACTTTTATTTATCATAAAAAATACAGATGAACGTTTCAGAATTAAGTGAACAGGAAATCCTTCGCCGACAAAGTTTAGACGAACTTAGAACGAATGGAATAAACCCTTACCCTGCGCAAGAGTTTGTAGTTAATGCGTATTCAACAAATATAGTTAAAGAGTTTGAAGATGAAGCTCCAAGAAAAGAAGTATCTATAGCTGGTCGTATTATGAGCCGTAGAATTATGGGTAAAGCTTCCTTTGTTGAACTACAAGACTCGGAGGGTAGAATCCAATTATATATTAGTCGAGATGACCTATGTCCCGATGAAAATAAAGACCTATATAATATAGTATTCAAAAAACTGTTAGATATAGGTGATTTTATAGGTATAACTGGATATGTATTCAGAACTAAAATGGGTGAAGTATCCATTCACGTTGAAAGTTTGAAGGTATTGGCTAAATCGCTACGACCTCTTCCTATTGTAAAATATAAAGATGGTGTTGCTTACGATTCTTTCGACACTCCTGAATTACGTTACCGACAAAGATATGTAGACCTTGTTGTTAATGAAGGTGTAAAAGACATATTCTTGAAAAGAACAAAGATATTTAACTCTATGAGAAACTTTTTTAACGAAAAAGGTTATATCGAGGTAGATACTCCTGTTCTTCAAAGTATTCCTGGAGGTGCGGCTGCTCGTCCTTTTATTACTCACCACAATGCTTTAGATATTCCATTATACTTAAGAATAGCTAACGAACTATACTTAAAAAGACTTATAGTTGGTGGATTTGAAGGAGTTTATGAATTTTCCAGAAACTTCAGAAATGAAGGAATGGACAGAACTCACAATCCCGAATTTACTTGTATGGAAATATATGTTTCATATAAAGACTACAACTGGATGATGAGTATGACAGAGCAAATGCTTGAACGTATTTGCTTAGATGTATTAGGTACTACAGAGGTAAAAGTAGGCGATAACACAATTAACTTCAAAGCACCTTTCCGTAGAGTTACAATGATAGAGGCTATAAAAGAAAATACTGGTATTGATATTACTGGTATGAATGAAGAACAATTGAGAAATGTTTGTCGAGAACTACACATAGAGCAAGATGCTACTATGGGTAAAGGTAAACTTATCGACGAAATATTTGGAGAAACAAGCGAAAGCAAATACATACAACCTACTTTTATTACCGACTATCCAAAAGAAATGTCGCCTCTTTGCAAAATGCATAGAGATAATCCTGAATTAACCGAACGCTTCGAGCTTATGGTTAATGGCAAGGAATTAGCAAATGCATACTCTGAGCTAAATGACCCTATAGACCAAAGAGAACGTTTTGAAGAACAACTCAAACTCTCTGAAAAAGGAGATGATGAAGCTATGTTTATTGATCAAGACTTTCTTCGTGCATTAGAATATGGAATGCCTCCTACTTCTGGTATGGGAATAGGAATGGATAGATTAGTGATGTTATTAACTGGACAAACATCTATACAGGAAGTTTTATTCTTCCCTCAGATGAGACCAGAAAAGACTAATTAAAATTATTTATCATGAACTCACCCGG of the Dysgonomonadaceae bacterium PH5-43 genome contains:
- a CDS encoding nicotinate-nucleotide adenylyltransferase (product_source=KO:K00969; cath_funfam=3.40.50.620; cog=COG1057; ko=KO:K00969; pfam=PF01467; superfamily=52374; tigrfam=TIGR00482), yielding MKIGIFPGSFNPVHIGHLAIANYISEFEGYDEVWFLITPQNPLKRSKDLLDQKTRLELIEQSIVGYEKFKICTLEWDLPKPSYTINTLQKLRMLYPKYTFELVIGSDNWATIHRWKDYQVILKNFSTLVYPRKNNEHIAINHPNVRLCKNSPMIEMSASTIRAAIKAGKDVRFYLPAGVYEKVLATGFFEPEPELEAKTENIEDSLSSLEEQINSL
- a CDS encoding lysyl-tRNA synthetase class 2 (product_source=KO:K04567; cath_funfam=2.40.50.140,3.30.930.10; cog=COG1190; ko=KO:K04567; pfam=PF00152,PF01336; superfamily=50249,55681; tigrfam=TIGR00499), translated to MNVSELSEQEILRRQSLDELRTNGINPYPAQEFVVNAYSTNIVKEFEDEAPRKEVSIAGRIMSRRIMGKASFVELQDSEGRIQLYISRDDLCPDENKDLYNIVFKKLLDIGDFIGITGYVFRTKMGEVSIHVESLKVLAKSLRPLPIVKYKDGVAYDSFDTPELRYRQRYVDLVVNEGVKDIFLKRTKIFNSMRNFFNEKGYIEVDTPVLQSIPGGAAARPFITHHNALDIPLYLRIANELYLKRLIVGGFEGVYEFSRNFRNEGMDRTHNPEFTCMEIYVSYKDYNWMMSMTEQMLERICLDVLGTTEVKVGDNTINFKAPFRRVTMIEAIKENTGIDITGMNEEQLRNVCRELHIEQDATMGKGKLIDEIFGETSESKYIQPTFITDYPKEMSPLCKMHRDNPELTERFELMVNGKELANAYSELNDPIDQRERFEEQLKLSEKGDDEAMFIDQDFLRALEYGMPPTSGMGIGMDRLVMLLTGQTSIQEVLFFPQMRPEKTN